TTCATTGATTCTCAGAGGCCTCACtgaactttaaaacaattatgGACATTTGTAGAAATGGATTAagtgcattttgtatttttttttttNNNNNNNNNNNNNNNNNNNNNNNNNNNNNNNNNNNNNNNNNNNNNNNNNNNNNNNNNNNNNNNNNNNNNNNNNNNNNNNNNNNNNNNNNNNNNNNNNNNNNNNNNNNNNNNNNNNNNNNNNNNNNNNNNNNNNNNNNNNNNNNNNNNNNNNNNNNNNNNNNNNNNNNNNNNNNNNNNNNNNNNNNNNNNNNNNNNNNNNNNNNNNNNNNNNNNNNNNNNNNNNNNNNNNNNNNNNNNNNNNNNNNNNNNNNNNNNNNNNNNNNNNNNNNNNNNNNNNNNNNNNNNNNNNNNNNNNNNNNNNNNNNNNNNNNNNNNNNNNNNNNNNNNNNNNNNNNNNNNNNNNNNNNNNNNNNNNNNNNNNNNNNNNNNNNNNNNNNNNNNNNNNNNNNNNNNNNNNNNNNNNNNNNNNNNNNNNNNNNNNNNNNNNNNNNNNNNNNNNNNNNNNNNNNNNNNNNNNNNNNNNNNNNNNNNNNNNNNNNNNNNNNNNNNNNNNNNNNNNNNNNNNNNNNNNNNNNNNNNNNNNNNNNNNNNNNNNNNNNNNNNNNNNNNNNNNNNNNNNNNNNNNNNNNNNNNNNNNNNNNNNNNNNNNNNNNNNNNNNNNNNNNNNNNNNNNNNNNNNNNNNNNNNNNNNNNNNNNNNNNNNNNNNNNNNNNNNNNNNNNNNNNNNNNNNNNNNNNNNNNNNNNNNNNNNNNNNNNNNNNNNNNNNNNNNNNNNNNNNNNNNNNNNNNNNNNNNNNNNNNNNNNNNNNNNNNNNNNNNNNNNNNNNNNNNNNNNNNNNNNNNNNNNNNNNNNNNNNNNNtttgttttggtttttttggtttttgttttggttttttgagacagggtttctctgtatagccctggctgtcctggaactcactctgtagaccaggctggcttcgaactcagaaatccgtgacatgagggtttggaggaaaggatggggaggaagaTATGATGTGATTATAGTcgcaaaatacaaaaaatatttttcaaaaacatgCACAACGAATATAAATGATTGCCTCTGCTCCCAAAAGCAAAATATCAGCCAGGCTGTTTGAAACAATTTACCTCAGATGTTTTGCTGTCACAAGTCTCCGTGACCTTTAGATATCCATGTAACCTAAGCTAGAGAGGGAACACTTTCCCAGTGGTCTACCAAAGACTTCTGTGATGGATGCTAAAAAGGCAAGGCTCTGATTGGTCCAAATTAGTACTAAAGACACAAGATAGCAAATGAGGCCAACACAGCTTCCATGGCTGTGATTGATTGCTCTAAACACACCTTTCTCTGACTGTATAAGCTGGTTGCATAGGCTCACTAAGTAAATCAAGAGGAAGACTCCTGTGATGCCTGTAATATTGTGTGCTGTACTGCAAGACAGACCAAGAAAGTGTTTCTCCCTAGGCGAGGCGTGTGTAGCCACGCCCCtcgagagagggagggacatgcAAATTAAACTGGGTATGAGCACGTGGGAACGCCGGGAGAGCTGGGGTTCTGGAAATTGTAGCTGAAGCTGTGAGTGCTGGAGAGGGAGTGGAGTGTGGAGGACGCAGACACGGAAACCGCGGGGAAGACAGGAAATGAGGGTTGCATGAAGTCACCACAATGTCAATGTGTCGCCTGGGCACAGGTCACGGCTGTGTGGGCGAGGCTAGgttatcgcttctcggccttttggctaagatcaagtgtagtatcTGTTCTTATCAGTTTAATATCTGATACGTCCTCTATCCGAGGACAATATATTAAATGGATTTTTGGAACTAGGAGTTGGAATAGGAGCTTGCTCCGTCCACTCCACGCATCGACCTGGTATTGCAGTACCTCCAGGAACGGTGCACCCCCTCTGGGGAACTAATGCTTGTAAAATGAGAGACTTTGaacttgaaagagagaaaaggaatgcTTAGTGTGTCCCTATTAGGAAATTCCCCATGACTGTATCAATTCTGAATTGGGCTTGTGAGACAGTGTCAGAGAAAAAGCAGAAGTCTCAGTGAACCTGGGCCAAGAGTGCTAGTTTATCTAACAGGCTAAGGAATCTCGAGTCTACAGAAAAAAAAGGCCTACAGAAAAAAAGGCTGTTGTTAAAGAAGGGCCCTGCCTTTAGTAAGCTGTGATGTCAGCTGCAGCCAAAAAGTGAAAAACTGATTCTACAAATCAGTAGCAGAAAACAACCGCATAGATGTTCCTCCAAAGGAGAAATACAAATGACCAAATGAATATGAAAACATGCTCAACACTGCACGGGAAAAGGCAAACAAAACCATAGCATATACTTCATAGCGCCTAGGATGGCCAGTAtatgatatacatgtgtgtatatatatgtatgtgcgtgCACAATATCTCGAATAGAGTCAACGTCCCCGAGACCTGCATGGGGCTGTTAACACTGCAGATGACTGAACCCAATTGTCTGCCACCATGTGCTGTTCAGCCAAGCATGGAGGAAACAGAAGTTGCCAAGGACCATGAAGAGCTTCCTATTTCCAACCCccggaattttttttttttttttgcatattttgttacatttcaaatgttatcccctccgAAAAATACCCTCCCACtattccctccacccaccccctgctcaccaacccacccactcctgcttcctggccttggcattcccccacactgggggcACAGAGCCCATGAAGAGCTTCttgaactggggagatggctctgtggtcgAGAGTGCTTGCCCTTCCCACAACCCATATAGGGCAGCTCTCATGTGAAATTCCGGCTTCGGGGACCCCATGCCTCTCACTTCCAGGCGCATCCACTCAAGTACACACAACTACACACAGGCAGACACTCAttatttaaattgaaatttttaaagatctttttgttttgttttggaagagAGAACTCCCACACTCCAGATCACTGatattaaaggcattcaccaccaccatcatcacctaGCAAGGGAAGTCTTATGTAACTGAGTATGACCTCGAATTTCTAATCCCCCAGCCTCCACCTGCTGAATGCTGGAATTGTGTGAACCCTGCCACCATGGCATTTATACATTCCTGGTGATGGAATTTAGAGTTTCATGAATACTAGGCAAGTTCACTATCAAATGAACCACATCATAAGGCCAATTTTTCAAATTCTCTGAGTCTCTGATCCATCTTAGTTGACTGCTGTAGATGGAATTAATGTAATGTCCAGCTTTACAACTGCACTTGGGCATTATTTTCCTAGCATTTTAGAAAAGATGTGCTGTTTAgatttgtcaacctgacacatgctagagtcatATAAGAAGAgcaaacttcagttgagaaaatgcctccattacaCTAGCTTGTGAGCAAGTCTGTGGGGCGTTCTCTTAATGACTGATGTAGGAGggccagtccactgtgggtgggatCACCACTGGGCAGgctgtcctgggttctataagaaattgGGCTGAGCAGGCCATAAGGCGCAAGCCCGTAAACATCACTCCTccctggcttctgtttcagttcctgccttcaagtCCTGACTTGACTTCTCTCAGCAGACTGTGGCTCAAGGAATGaaaaccaaataagccctttcctgcCCAAGCTGTTCTTGGTCAtagttttcatcacagcaatggaaacctaactAATGTGGATGTTTAGTTTAGCCTTTTTTGCTATTTCtccttaccatttttttttctacttttgttttggAAAGGCCTTTACCAGAAGTTCATAAAAGTAACCTAATATTTTCTGTAGTactttatgattttaatttcatatgtaaACCTTTTAAGTTTGCTATAACTTCAAGAAAAAGCATATTCAGTTTGAGTATCCCGACTAACTTAACCCTTGTTTCTACTAAAAGAAGTTTCCTTTTGGCTACAACTAACAAAACATGCATTGACTAATGAACTGAGCCTACGGTTCTCGAAACGACGATGCGCACGTGACCAGTGAGCACAGGAGAAAGTCTCAGCACTGGTCGGAAGAGTGGTGTAAATTAAAATCACACCGAGCGTCTGTCTCAGCAGGCAGAACAGCACTGATTATGAGAAAACAGTAAATCCTTTTTAGGCTGTGATTTTCAAAATGGTAGAGCTGGGAATTTAGACTTGCCCAGCCAGGAATCAACCTGAGTTCCATcaacagaacagacagaaaactgatacgggggctggagaggtgctcAATGGTAAGAGTGCacagctgctcttacagaggacctcagttcataGCACTCACATCGGACAGCTCTCaagcatctctaactccagttccaagcgatccagtgctctcttctgacctacTACACTTTCAGGAAGCACAGAACCCTGCACTCAcgatgagtgtacacacacacacacacacacccctaatatTCTTTGGCACTAGAGTTACCAAATTCACATTTAAATGTAGAGTTAACTACATTTCACTGTGATTAAATCAATGGAGGTCTCAAGGACTCAagtctattaaaaataaactttcaagcAATTTAGACAGtaatgcatgtatttatatatacacatatatacacaatgcaTAAATGAAATCCTTACATAAGCATATGAATTCTCTCGACAGAAATAAATTATAagcaatacaataaaaattaagctTAATTTAACATAgtggtttgcttttttaaataactaaaacaGATTTATAGTTCAATAAATTTTGGTCATTTGAACACAAACTATTCTGATTGGTGCATTTTTTTAATACAGCAATTCAACACACCCTGAGTTTCACTTCCTAATTGATGGTTAAATGCTAATCACTTATGGAAATAAAGATGTTTAAAATGAAGAGCCTTGCATCTTGGTGTGGAGTTCTCTGAAATCACTGAATAGGTCAGTCAGTTTCTGTCATGGTCAAAGGACCTGGGTCTACTTTGATTTGGTCTATGTGACTCTGGTGAGATAACAATTTGCTCCAACGAAGATAGCCAACGATGAGGTGAAACCAGGATGTGCAATGCTCTGCCCAGGAGTCGCCACCTCGCTCTACAGTTTCTGTATCATCACCTGAAATTTGCCTGAAAAAAGGGAACAGAACCAGTCTCTGATTTTCGGGCACAAGGAAAACAAGCATATTGGTTTCCATTTGGGAAGTAGTTTCACTCAAAGAACTTGCTATGTCAGAGGTCTTTTCACAGTCCTTAAGACAGTCAATGAAGGCGATCCCACTGCATAATTATCTGTTTTATGAGGAGGTGCGTAGGTTTGTCTCCattcctgtttcctttttctctctctcccctctctctctctctcccctctctttctttattctgagaagggtctcactatgtatgtgCCCCGGCTTGGGGCTCAGTATGTTGACCAGACTAGGCAAGCCTCAGACTCCCCAAGACTGGCCTGCCTCCGcttcccgagcgctgggattgaAGGAGTCACCACGCTGGGGATTCTGGGTATTTCACTACTAATTTGTCAGTGGGCAGAAAAGTAATGCAGTGAAATTCAACTCAATTGTATTCTTGGTTAGTAGCTTGAGTGAGAAGATAAATACACATTACCAAGGTAAATGTGAGGCAAAGGGCAGGAAAGTCAAAGTGTCAACCTTTTTAGTCTCCTCTcgatttaaaagagaaagatgatgtgtatgtgtaagatAAGTAAGCGGAACTTACAGGCAGGCATTGAAGAGACTTCAGCCGTTACAATACTTTTTATTCCCAAGTTTGACAAGCCACCTCTGATTAAGCCACATGTAAATGCTAGATactaaaaaggagagaaaaaaaggtaaGGATTTACTAAAACAACAAAGGAAGCTACTGATAAACGGGGAGCTGCTGTAAGCCATGGCATCAACAAACCTCTGCTGTGTTCAtcaaggagaagggaagagggatgaCAGGAGGTGAGAGTGGGAGCAAAGGCAAGGGGAAGAGGAGCTAGGACGCTGCCTTTAatacagcactcaggaagcagaggcaggcagagctctgtgagtttgaggctagcctaatcTACACAGTGGGTTCTAAGACAGCCAGCGCTACaaagtaaaaccctgtctcaaaaaaccaaaacagaaaaaaaagggtATAAAAGCCAGtggtggccgggcgtggtggcgcacgcctttaatcccagcactagggaggcagaggcaggcggatttctgagttcgaggccagcctggtctacaaagtgagtgccaggacagccagggctacacaNNNNNNNNNNNNNNNNNNNNNNNNNNNNNNNNNNNNNNNNNNNNNNNNNNNNNNNACACACCTGCATCACAACTACTCAGGCTAAGGCAGGAGCAGCATTTCTTGAGGCAAGAACTGGAGGCCAACCTGAGCAACATATAGGGAGTTCCCACACCACACAACCTCTACTGAAAGAGTAAGGAACCCCCTGTGATCCGCCCCCCCACTACCACTGCATAGATGCGGTGAAAGAACTGTTAGAATTAAATCTAACTCTGACTAAAGCATATGGCATGCTGTGCACAGGATCAAACTAGACCCTTGCAGCACAACACTTAACCAGTTAGTTCTTTCTCATCACTTTAGTGTCCTCAATTTCTTGCCTGTTTCTCCTTCCTATCAATGTGGCTGACTAATCAAAGATCTCTccgcttccttttccttttttcatctttgcgacagtgtctcatgtaggtCAATCAGGCGTCAAGCTCACTACGTCTTTGTGCTTCTGCCCCTCAAGTACTAGGATGACAGGAATGTGCTACCAGAGCCAGCTTCCTACAACCAAACATGGTAGCaagagttttcatttctttaaaacccCAGTTATGGTATGTGAATACGTTTTGGTTTTAGTCCCAGGTGTGGGGTAAgcggctgcttcacagcaggtgactatgatttgccttgtgcacTAGCGGGggcgtggttttgccagctgcagatagttttgaCATTTGCGATCTGGGGACTTTTGAGAGACTATAAATTCGGGAATCCCGTGCGTGGGGCACGAGTTCCCAGAAGGCTGCTGCTCCTGGtgctctgtttctgtttgtccAGTGAGCAGAGGAAGGAGCTGGAGGTATCCTGATGATGAAGATTAAATTTGCCCTAAGGAACTTAACGTCCCTAATCAGCAAAAAGTCCTGTAAAGAGGTCTGCGCCCCCTTTCCCCTCGAACCTTTCTCTCCTACTTCGTGTTGGGAGGTTGGAAGGGATGAGGGTGGAATAACCATTTGATGGGACATAGaggtataagaacccaataaaataactgaaaaaaaatatgccaGCAAAACATTTCCCCTTGTTTAAAACGTACAGCCCAAGCCAGATGTAGGGAGCACTTGCACTGGCCTACAGGGTGAGTGccgggacagtcagggctacacagaaaccctgtctcaaactaacaaaacacaaaagcctTACAGCATAGCTATGCAGCTGATgcttgcctgtaactctagcatgGAGAAGCTCAGGCAAGTGGATTACTACAATTaggagaccagcttgggctatctggtaagtgttcttaactactggaCCATCAATCTGGTACCCAGAAGAAAATTTTAACTTATTCTTCAAAGCTGAAGAAACTAAGATAGCCCAAAGTTGAATGAGaactaaaaatagtaaaatgtgattaataaaaagaaaaataatgaaatacataTAGTAACCATAAAAACACCATCTAACTATATCTGCAAACAATAtgagggaaataaaaaaagacGGCAATATAATACATGAGACATGAAGGCAAAAGGCAGGCTATTCCTTATTATCCAGTAGGGATCAGCACAAGAAAAGCAGACAAGGCAGTGGGCGAGAAGAAGCAGTAAGAACACAGTGTACATGACAGAGGAATCATGAAACCTATTTTGTATggtaattttaaacattaataaaaaattGAGGTATGCGCAAGTATTTACAGATAAATAGCAAATTATACTTCCCtagatattttaattcttttgaagGAATCCACATATTAAAATCTGTTATTCTGCCAGgctggtgacacaggcctttaatcctagcacccaggaggcagaggcagaggatctctttttagtttcaggccagcctggtctacacagcaagtttcagactagccaggctacatagtgagatcctgcctctcctccaacaaaaccaaaacaaacaaagcccaaaaACCTACAATTTGTTACTTTTTGTTAGTCCATCTATTTATTCATTGATGTCTCTGTGAAATTAAAGCCTAGAAATACAGACATACTTAatgtaaaataaacttttagaaaCAAAAGACAATTATATTTCTTAGACATTTTAGCCTACAAAGAAGATGATAAACTGTGAGGTAAGGAATTCTGCACAGGTACTGTCTGCATGTCTGAGTATCTTTACTGAGGTGACCACATCATTCTAAAGAATGAGAAACACGTCTGCATTCACTGGCACTCAGCAGTAGTGCTTCTCCTGTTGGTCTCCACTGCCTTATCACATACACAGAGCTGACGGTAGCATGCTTTCTGTTGCAGAGGAAATGGCTTACACAAAATGGGATAAGTAACATTACTGATTTTTGAACCAGTTTATTAAATACAGTTttaacttggattttttttttttttttttNNNNNNNNNNNNNNNNNNNNNNNNNNNNNNgagacagggtttctctgtgtagccctggctgtcctggcactcactttgtagaccaggctggcctcgaactcagaaatccgcctgcctctgcctccccattaACTTGGATTTTTAACATGTGGGTTAAGacaaaaaaaagaggaagctggagagttggctcaaggGTTAATTAAGTGCACGTATTATTCATtcgattcccagcccccacatggaaACTCGCCACCTCCTCAGgcatcagacacacatacataaatacacacaataataaaggAGGCAAAAACACTTGTACacggaaaataataaaataaaataaactaggaaaaaatgatctgctttttaaaaaggttacTTAAGAATAtgtatgtggggctggagagatggctcactaactgcttttccagaggtcctgagttcaattcccagcaaccacatggtggctcccaaccagctgtaatgggatccaacggctacttctggtgtgtctgaagacagctacagtatactcatataaaacaaaataaaatataaaataaataaatacttcttttaaaaaggaggGAGCCCCACAAACTTCCCTTTCCCTGAAGAAAGAGAACATATACTTAAGAACCCAGGCTTCTCAATGAATTCCTAAAATTACTGTTTAATTTGAATCTGTTGTGATTGATTTTGTAATTTTCCCTGTAATTCCTTTTTTCAGTCCAAAACCAAATTCCATTAAATACCTTGGACGCATGTTCTAAATACTGTTTTCCTGCAGACAGCTGAATGAGTAGTCGAAATTTGTTGTCCTGAAGTACATATatgccctgtttcaaaaacacaaaagcagtATCAAAGTCAGTGTGGCCTGAAGTCCTTAAAGTTACTCCCCTCCCCAGGCAGGTGAGGTCTCCCATGTCTGTGACTCCATCACAGAGTCAGCAGTGAGCTACAGACTGACTCTCTGTTTAGACAGGTAGGCAAGGGggtcaatcaatcaataaatagaaTATAAACCAACCACTGCATATCCAAGCAACTCCATCTTTAAgattcatctttttttaaaaaagaatcatttattttatttatatgagtacactgtcgctgtcttcagacacaccaggagagggcatcagaacccattacaggtggttgtgagccaccaggtggttgctgggaactgaactcaggacctctggaagtttgaaccatctctccagccaggatTCAGCTTTTCTGAATTGTTTTTAAGTGTCTTTATGTCTGTATGGGAATGTGCAAGTCAGTGTAGCTGCTCACTGAGAGGAGAAAAGCTGTaggttcccctggagctggaatcacaggcagcTATGAACACCTGACATGGATACAAGGAACTGAACGTAAGTCCTGTTCGAGCAGAATgggctctcaaccactgagccatctctccagtcacaccAAAGCATGCTATTTAAAAGCTATGAATTAAACTTTAGAAAGTATTCTATAGATATAAATCTAATATAACTATGGTTCTGAATACACCATACTTCCAAATGATAAATAGTCAATCCTAAACCAATTACTCTGACATATGCTACATTCTAAAGATCCCCCCCTCCCCAGTTCTGACGGTTTTATTGGGAAATATGCCTTAGAAAAGAAGAACCATCTTATCATTTCTGGCAGTGGAATGAAGAACTGTGTACAGGGACCATTCAATGATGCTAAAAGGACCCTGCTTTGTCCATCTCTATTCACAGACCCAGGCATGGCACAAACATGTGGTCATTGAGTTATTCAGGCTTAAACCACAGACTGATCTCTTTCTCAACACTTTTTACTTAATCTCTGCCATGAATCATGTTTCTGCCAACTTAAATGCAGAAAATCCCTCAAATGGTACCTGGCTATAAGAACACCACCGCCAACGaggtgtctctttgcccattgccagagagttattatattttctttttaaagatttacttactattatttatatgagtacactgtagctgtcttcagacacaccagaagagagcattggatctcattacagatggttgtgagccaccatNNNNNNNNNNNNNNNNNNNNNNNNNNNNNNNNNNNNNNNNNNNNNNNNNNNNNNNNNNNNNNNNNNNNNNNNNNNNNNNNNNNNNNNNNNNNNNNNNNNNNNNNNNNNNNNNNNNNNNNNNNNNNNNNNNNNNNNNNNNNNNNNNNNNNNNNNNNNNNNNNNNNNNNNNNNNNNNNNNNNNNNNNNNNNNNNNNNNNNNNNNNNNNNNNNNNNNNNNNNNNNNNNNNNNNNNNNNNNNNNNNNNNNNNNNNNNNNNNNNNNNNNNNNNNNNNNNNNNNNNNNNNNtcgttacggatggttgtgagccaccatgtggttgctgggatttgaactcaggacctttggaagagcagtcagtgctcttaacggctaagccatctctccagccctaaaagaCACTTGTAATGGTAATGgtaacaaaactcaagtcctctgaaagagcaatacatgcacttaaccattgagccatcttttcagcccccaTCTGTtgcactttaaattttaatacaaCTTATGAAACCAGCAGAAAGAAACTGCTATAGTTACTGATAACTGCTGCCTTCTCCTTATTTATCTTACCCTATTAGAGATAAAGACTGACTTCTCAAAAACATTAGAAGagcataaagtttatttttaaaaaaattctagtgGGTTAGTAAGAAAGATGACTCAGCTCTTAAGACTACTTGCTGCCCTTGCGAAAGGGCCAGGCTCAGTACCCAACAGGCTCACTGAAGCTCACAACCTTTTGTAACTCCAGCTATAAAATTCTGGCCACTGAATGCACAAAGTGCTTTTTTATGTATGCaggcatatacataaaaataaatcctcaaaataatctaatttaaataataaattaagggCCAACAGAGATAGCTCAGCATCTAAAAGCACTGTGCACAAGCCCCACAGTCTGAACTGGATCCCTGGAGCCTATAGTAAGAGAAACAACTCCTGAAGCTGTCCTCGCTGTGCCAGCAAGCAATGGcattcacacacatcacacacaataaTAGCTAAGTAACAACTGGCAAGAAGGCCAGTCACAtttcatgacttttaaaaaaacaggGCTTAGGAACACCAGCACAAAGGCTTATCTAAATACCTGATGATTTGTCCTTAGATTGTCGATCTGTTTCTTGAATACTGTAGTCCAAAAATCTTTACAGATGAACTTCATGATGTCTAATTCATCCTTGAACCTTGCAGTATCTTTCGTAAACCTAAGAAGATCAACTAGAAGTAATACAATATATTTCTCCCAACGAAAACAAAggaggaaatttttttcttactctttcaAGAGGGGCAATTTATTAACTAATTTCTAACTACTACTAGCACTAAACATTTATTTCTAGTCATAAAGTGATATACCCCAAGTGAAGACAATCTCATCTCAGCGCATTTGGAGCCTTTATATAATTACGGAGCTCAAGAGCCTATTAGTTATCAGCCAGCCATACTTCCAGTTACACGTCAAACTATCGAATGAGCTACAAAAGACACATAGGTGAGTGTAATGGTTTGGGCCTAGAATCCAAACTCTCTGGAGGCTGAACAAGCTCTTCACaggtttgaagccaacctgggctacaggagtTTCAGGGTGGGTTGGGCTACAGTATTAAGACTCTatctcagccaggcgtggtggcgcacgcctttaatcccagcactcgggaagcagaggcaggtggatttctgagttctaggccagcctggtctacaaagtgagctccaggacagccaggactatacagagaaaccccgtctcgaaaaaccaaaaaaaaaaaaaaaaaagactatctcaaaaaaaaaagtgattggattatttttatgtaaaatttatctAATATAAATTCAACTATCTATATattcagaaaagaataaaaaaaaatgtgatccaTCCAAGTGAGGTGATGGTGGCACGCTTTTGCtatcagcactcaagaggcagaggcagaagaatctttGTGATTTCtgggccagtctagtctacagagtgagttccaggacagccagggctacacagcaaacccctgccttgaaaaacaaacaaaaaacctgaccCATAAACACACATTTCTATGCCTATACAGTTAAACAAAATTCGATTTAGATTTTATAAACCTACctaacaaaagcagaaaatgcaTGAGACTGCAAATAGGTATctcaatatattaatattttcattaaaaaattacacATGTAAAATAGGTCTTCCTCAACTGGTAAAGCATAAAGTTTGCAGCTGGGCACAGTAGAGAAGAGTTAGAATCCCAGTCCTCAGGGACTGACAGGAAGAGAAGTTATGTCTGCAGCCAATCTAGGTTACACAGCAAGGCCATGTCcataaacaaaaatcataaaaccaaaataacaatttAACTAAGACCAGATCTAAAGAGAATGTTATTTTCTGTAAcggaactcagggccttgtgcgtGAAAAATGCATGATCTACTATTGATATACCAGCAGTCtcttaataataattttcaatCTATcaactataaaaatgaaaattaaaaactggaAATTAAAATATGTCCTATGCAATGACTTGCAATGGATCTTCTATGTTTATAACCTACCTGGAAGAAAATTTTCAAATCCATACTGCTCACCTTTCTATCAATCCTTGTCCCACTCGGAACCCCATGTTCTCCAGCTTAGTAATACACCTTCCATTTTcctatgaaaaaacaaaacaaaaagcagttcTGAATACTGCTAGACTCTAAGTCATTGGTATTATAAAACAATACTATAGAACTCAGAGGACAGGAAGCCGGCTCAGCAGGCacaggcacttgccaccaacccTGATGACTTGCTGTAACGGGCAGTGGACAGGGCAAGCCCTGGCATGCAGGTGGAAGGAAGAGGACAATCTCTGAGCTAATGCtttctcagttctctcttcccatcatgAGTCCCAGGAATTAGACAATTCCTTTGTAAGGA
This genomic window from Mus caroli chromosome 12, CAROLI_EIJ_v1.1, whole genome shotgun sequence contains:
- the Trappc6b gene encoding trafficking protein particle complex subunit 6B, coding for MADEALFLLLHNEMVSGVYKSAEQGEVENGRCITKLENMGFRVGQGLIERFTKDTARFKDELDIMKFICKDFWTTVFKKQIDNLRTNHQGIYVLQDNKFRLLIQLSAGKQYLEHASKYLAFTCGLIRGGLSNLGIKSIVTAEVSSMPACKFQVMIQKL